In Phycisphaeraceae bacterium, the sequence GCTCGAACGCGGCTTGCGCGGTTATGCTGGCCTTGTTCAGGTCGCCCAGCTCAATCCATGTCGTAGTCAGCGAGCGGAAGATGCGCCAGTCGCGCGGAGCCATCTCCAGTGCTTTGTGAAGGTATTGCAGCGCATCGTCATAGCGTTGCAGACCGCCATAAGTCGCGGCGAGATTCTGCAAGGCTGTGCCGCTGGTCGGTGACTTGCGAACCGCGTCTTCCCATAATGCCAGATCGGTGTCATACACCCGCGCCCGCCGTTCCGACGCCACGGCCAGCACTGCGATGAGCAGGACCAGAAACACCGACACTCCGACCAGCAGCGACCTGCCGCATGAGGCGGCCTTGGCGCAGCTCGCCTGCTTGCGTTCCAGGATGCGGTATCCCCCCGCCACGACCAGCGCGGCAATTCCCGCCAGCGGGATGTACATCCGTCGCTCGGCGGCGATCTCCGACATGATCGGCAGCACGCTCGATGTCGGCGCGAGGATGAAGAAAAACACCGCGCCGACAAATCCCGCGGGGGACTTTTTCCAGATCAAAACCACGGTGAGGGCAAAGAGTGCCGACATCGCAGCCAAGTATGGCCAGACACCCGCCAGCGACCGGGCGATGTGATTCGGATAGATGATCGTCAGCGGCTCCGGCCAGAAGGAGAGCCGCAGATACCACAGCAGGATGCGGCTTTCGGTAGCCAGATACTGCCACCATGTGATGCCGTGAGAAAAACCCGTACTCGATTGACGGTGGCCCGAAAGGACGACCAGGACGAGCAAGACCCAACTGGCGAAGATGCCGCCATAGAGGAGCTTTGATCGCCGCAGCGCTGCGACGAAGCCTCCGCTGACAAACGTCCGGTCATAGAGCCAGATCAACAGCGGCGCGGCGACCATGATTTCCTTGCTGGCCATGCCCAGACAGCAGGCCGCGATGGCGGTCCATGTCCAGCCGACACTGCCCGCGTCTTCCCACGCACGGATGGCTGCGTAGAGCGTCAGAAACAGGAAAAAGGCCGCCATCAGCTCGGTGCGCTGAGTGATGTAGATCACCGCTTCGGAGTTGAGCGGGTGCGCCAGCCAGAGGAGCGACACCCCGCCGGCGATGAGCAGGTCGCGTCCGTCGTGTCCCGACTCCAGAAACCGCAGCGTCCGCCGGACGATTCCAAATAGAATCCAACCGCAAGCCAGATGCAGTAGAAAATTAACAGCGTGGTATGGCCAAACCCACAGCCCGTGAATCGCGTATTGAATGGCGAAAGTGGCATTGACCAGCGGTCGGCCGGTCATGGACGAGTCATTCGGCGGGCGCAGGCACACCGCGGGATTGAGGGAGCGGATCGTGGGGTTTTCCAGGAGTGAATCAAAATCGTCAAAGAACGGCGGCGCATCGAGCGACGGCAGGTAAACAACGCCGACCAGCAACGCGCTGAGTACCACCATCGCCGTAACGCATATGGATTGCTGCACTCGAGTCAACGCATGAATCTCCGCTGCTTCGCCTGCTCAGTTTTTGATTCACGATCAGCTATTACGTAAGCTTACCGAAATAGTCAGGACGAGCATGTCCAGCACCACCAATCCGCCAAATCTATCAGCACCAGGGCCGTCGAACAGCGGCTCAGCTCGCGGCGAGCATGAGATCGCCCACGGAAAATTTCTTGTTGAGCACGGAGCTGAGCTGACCTGGGGCTGGGGCACGCCTGCGGGTAAAGTCCGCGCCCAACGGCGGGCCGCGATCATCACCCGCAATGCCGGCCTTTCGCCGGGCAAGCTCGTGCTGGAAATCGGTTGCGGCACGGGTCTGTTCACCGAGGCCTTCGCCCAAAGCGGCGCGACCATCGTCGCTGTCGATATTTCCGACGACCTGCTCCGGCTGGCGCAGCAGAGGGGCCTGCCGGCTGACCGCGTCCGTTTCGTCTGCAAGTCTTTCGAGGACTGCGCTCTCGACGGCCCGTTCGACGCGATCGTCGGCTCGTCCGTGCTGCACCATCTGGAGGTCGAGCGTTCGCTGAGCAAGTGCCTGTCGCTGCTCAAGCCGGGCGGGACATTCAGCTTCGCCGAGCCGAACATGCTCAATCCGCAGATTTTCCTGCAAAAAAACGTAGGGTGGATCAAGAAACTCGTCGGCGACTCGCCGGATGAAACCGCATTCGTCGCCGGGCGGCTGGTGAAACTGCTGACCCGCATCGGTTTCACGGAGGCACGCGCCGAGGCTTTTGACTGGCTGCACCCGGCCACGCCCCGGCCTCTGATCCCGCTGGTCAGCGCGATCGGTCGCGGCCTTGAGGCCACCCCCCTGCTGCGGCGATTTGCCGGTTCGTTGGCGATTTTTGCCCGGCGGCCGGCCTGAGCACGAGTTCTGGACCAAGGCTCTGAGTACTTTCTATGACCGCAAACCCGCCATCCCCGGATTTGACGCTAAACCCGCCGCCTGCCGGCGCGCTGCGCCACCTGCAAAAGCCCTGGGTCATCAGCATCCTGCTCGTGCTGCTGACGCTCATCCCCTACGCGCAGATGCTTGGGCAGAATTTCGTCAACTATGACGACGACCTTTTCATCACCCGAAATCCGCACATCAATCACGGCCTGACGCGCGACGCGGTCAACTGGGCGTTCGGGTTTCAATCCGCCAGCCAGTATCACCCGCTGACGACGCTTTCCCACGCGCTGGATTGTGAGGTTTTCGGGCTTAACCCCATCGGACCCAAGGCGGTCAACCTCACCCTCCACCTGGCGACGACCGTGCTGATCTTCCGGCTGGCCCTGATGATGACCGGCCGCCTCTGGCCATGTGCCGTCCTCGCCCTGCTCTGCGGCATCCATCCCCTGCGCGTCGAAGCGGTCGCATGGATTGCCGAGCGGAAGGAAATGCTCAGCAATTTTTTCGGTGTCCTGACCATCATTTCCTACGTCTGGTACACACGACGGCGGAACATCGGCCGGTATCTGCTGATGCTCCTGCTCTACACGCTGACGCTCATGTCCAAGCCGATGCTGGTGACCATGCCGTTCATCCTGCTGCTGCTGGATTACCGCCCGCTGCGACGCTTTGACCTCACGCCGGTAATGGAACTGCCCCGCAAGCTGCTATGGCTCGTTCTCGAAAAGCTGCCGATGTTCCCGTTGCTGATCGCGTCGTCCTACCTGACATGGCGGGTGGTGCAGGTGTCGGGCGCAGCCCACTCTCTCGAAGCGACGCCGGTCGCCTACCGACTGACCAACGTCATCATCGCCTACGGCTGGTACATCTACAAAACTTTCGTGCCGCTGAACCTGACCTGTCTCTACCTGTTCGACCCCACATGGTCAGCATGGGAAGTCACCGCAGCCTCGGCGGCCTTTTTCACCCTGACCTATCTCGCCATCCGTTACATTCGCAAGCTGCCCTATCTCTTCGTGGGCTGGTTCTTCTTCGTCGGAACCCTGGTTCCGGTCATCGGACTTGTCCAGGTCGGCGCACAGGCTTACGCGGATCGCTACTCCTACGTGGGGCAGATCGGCTTGTTCATCATGATTATCTGGGGCGCAGCTGACCTGATCCGGCGGCTGAGCATCAAGACCTCGCAACTCGTGCTGCTGCTCGGTGCGGTTGTCGTTGTCTGCCTCTGCGTGACCTGGCTTCAGGTCTCCTACTGGTACAACTCGAAGTCGCTCTTCACCCATGCAATCGATGTCAATCCCAACAGCAGCACCGCTCATAACAACCTCGGCTCGATCTACCTGATCGAGGGCAACTACCAGAAAGCTGCGGAGGAGTTTTTCGCAGCGACCAAGATTTTCGCATATACGCCCGAAGCCTGGAACAACCTCGGACAGGTTTTCATCCTCAAGGGTGACTACGACAGCGCGATCGAAGTGCTGCGCGTCGCCTTTAACCAGAGACCAGACAACAAAATGGTTTTGACCAATCTTGGCATCGCCTTCCTCGGTAAAAACGACTTGGACAAAGCAGTCAATTTCCTTCAAAAGGCGATTCAGAGCGACCCCTTCTACGGGAATGCTCACTATTACATGGCTGTTGCGCTTAAATCTTTGGGCAGGTTCCCGGAGGCACGCGAGCAGGTGGCTCAGGCAATCAAGTTGCAGGAAACGCCGGAAGGCTGGACGTTGCTGGCGGATATTTACAGTGCCCAGGGAGATCGCGTCGCTGCGATGGAGGCCGTCAAAAATGCGATCCGGCTCAGTCCGAATTACGAGCCGGCAAAGATACGAATAGAGCGACTCAACCGCGGCGAACCCACCGAGCCGCCGCAGGCGACGACACGACCCGCCAGTCAACCAGCCACCCAGCCAAAACCGTAGCGGAATGGTCCAGCGGAACGCGAAGATGGTTCGGCAAATCGCGCGGTGCGGAGCAGAGGTAAGCGGTGAAATGTGCGGCTCGGCAGAGCAGACGGTTTGGCGGAAATCGGTTCAGATGCAGACGGTTCGGCAGCAGGAGCAGAGCAAAGCAAACGGCTCGGCAGAGCCTCGCCCTCCCATCAGGTAATCGTTGCCCTCCCACGAGGTCGTTGATAATTCCGGGAGAGCGAGGCGCACGCACACGGGAAAGAAATGACCCCGCGCACGGGAGAGCGAGGCTCCAGCCGAGCTTGTTCGTGCGTCCAACACAAACGGCTTGGCGGAAAACGGCTCGACGGAGTCTCGCCCTCCCAGACAGAATCGCCCTCCCGTGGGATCGTTGATGATTCGGGGAGAGCGATACGCGCGCACACGGGAAAGAAATGACCTCACGTACGGGAGAGCGAGGCTCCAGCCGCACGGGAGAGCGAGGCTCCAGCCGAGCTTGTTCGTGCGTCCAACACAGACGGCTCGGCAGAGCCTCGCCCTCCCATTCCGCACCTCCCATTCCGCACCCTCCCGAGCTTAATTCGTCCTCGCTGGCGAGGAGACGGGCGCAAAAAAAACGGCCACCCTTTCGGATGGCCGCTTCTAGATTTTCAGACATTTTCAAACGTCTTCAGACATCTTCAACATCATCTTCGGACATTCTCAAATATCCTCAGACTTCTTCGGACATCCTTGGATATCCTCGGTCATCCTTGAACATCCTCAAACATCCTCTGACTTCTTCGGACATCCTTGGATACCCTTGAACATCCTCTGATATTCTCAGGCATCCTCGGACATCCTCAGACATTCTCTGACATCTTCAGACGTTTTCAGACCCAGACAACGGGCGATCAGTTACCTCGGACGAACAGCGCGTTGTAGCCGGCGACGGTGCCGGTGGCGGTGTCGTTGTTGAAGAGGTAGTCATCGCCGGTGTTGGTGGTGTTGGCGTAGCGGGTCGGGCTGACCTTGGCGGTGGTGATGAACTGGCTGGAGTTATCACCGAACACCACGCTGCCGCGCCAATCGCTGGTGACAGTCGTCCAGATGCTCTGGGCAACCGAGGTCACGTTGGTCGCGTCGGTCATGACGCGGTCACCCATGATCAGAGCCTGCGAGTTGTTGGTGGTCTTCCACTCAGCCATGTGGCCGCCTTCGAGCGAGGAGGTGGTGCCCAAGGAGAGCATGGCGTAGGAGTAACCCTGAGTCGCCGTGCCGCTCATGGCGACGTTCACACCCGAGTTCGCCGTCTTGATGTTGGCGGTGTCGGTCTCGCCCGGGGAGATGCAGTAGTTGCTGGTGAAGTAGTTACCGTTGAGCAGTTGGGCGATACGGTTGGAGACCGCAAAGCCGTTACCCGCTGCACCGTACGAGGTCGAGGTGGTGGCGAGTGAGGCCACCGAGGCGCCCGTGCCGTCGAGGCCGGGCATGTACTCGTTGTTACCGCTGGCGAACATCACCATACCCTGGTGGATGCCGCGGACCTGCGTGCTGTTTTGCATCTGCCGAGCCGTACGGCGGGCAGCGCTCAGAGCAGGCAGGAGGATGCCGATGAGCAGCGCGATGATTGAAATAACCACGAGCAGCTCGATCAGTGTGAAGCCCTTCATCTTTCGCATGATTCAAACTCCCATATAAGGGGACTCAAGAGAACCAGGATGAATCCGCGACGTAGAAGACAAGGCCGGCTTCCGGATCCGGAAATGAAGTCTCGACCACCGAGACTGATTTCCAAGGACGGACGATTTGATGTGATGATGCCGGTGATGCTGCCCTGCTTCCGAATCGTGTTCATCCTTACTTGTGAGGTGAACCGTTCACCCCACGTATGCAATTTTAGCATTCCCGTACGAAACAAGCATCCCTGCCGCGAAAACGGCAGGCGGGAATGTTAATTTTTAGTCCTATTCAACATTATCGGCTTAATCCGTCGCGCTGAAAATCGGTTTTGATGCTCAGCTCCCCTGTCACCTGAACTCGAGCACATCGTCAGACGTATCACTGAAAAAGCCTAACCGGGTAACTTATCCAAGTCAACAGGAATCTGGATAATGGTTGTATTATGGGCCACCCCGCCTGTGGATAACTTTCCTGAAGCAAGCGGCGGGGTTTATGATGGCTGCCATGTCGAGCAAGCCCAATGAGCCGCATCGTCCCCGCCGACTACGCCGCGGGGCGGGATTGCGTGACGCGGTGGCGGATGTGATTATTCATCCTAACCACCTGATTTATCCGCTATTTGTGACAAATCTGGATCAATCCAAGCCTGTTTCCTCGATGCCGGAAGTCAGTCAGCTACCCGTCAAGGAAGCGGTGAGCCGGATTCGAGAGCTGGCCGGGCTGGGGCTGAGGCAGTTTCTGCTCTTTGGTGTCACCCCCGCTGACCAAAAAAATCCGCAAGGCAGCTATGCCTCATCACCTGAGGCGCCGGTGAACCGCGTCCTGCGCGAGGTGCGACAGGCGGGCATCGACGCGGTGATGTATGCCGACCTCTGCTTTTGCGAATACACGGATCACGGACACTGCGGCATCTTGAGCGAAGCAACGGCTGATACGCAGCGCAGCGGTTCGGCTCACGCCTGCGCGGATGTGGACAACGACGCAACGGTCGCGCGACTGGCGCAGACGGCTGTCGTGCAGGCGCAGGCGGGCGCGGATGTCGTCGCGCCGTCGGGCATGATGGACGGCCAGGTCGGCGCGATCCGTCGTGCGCTGGATGAGGCGGGCTACCCTCACACGGCGATACTCGCGTACAGCATCAAGTACGCTTCGACTTTTTACGGTCCCTTCCGTGAAGCAGGCGAAGGGGGAATGAAGACCGGAGACCGGCGGGGCTACCAGATGGACTTTCGGCGCTCCCGCGAGTGGCGGATCGAGCTGGAAGCAGATCTGGCCCAGGGCGCGGATATGGTGATGGTCAAGCCTGCGGCGACGTATCTCGACATCGTGCGGCAGGTGCGAGAGGCGACGAGTGTGCCGGTGGCGGCCTACCACGTCAGCGGGGAATATGCGATGCTGCACGCGGCGGCACAGCGCGGGTGGCTGGACCTCAAGGCTTCGGCACTGGAGACGACCTGCGCCATCCGCCGTGCCGGTGCGGACCTGATCGTGACGTATTTCGCGCCGCGACTGATCGAGTGGCTTTAGCTGTTGATGAATCGACGGCTCAGGCTGGGGCGATATCAAACCTCTGAGGAAACCGATGCTTCCTTCTCTGCGACAACGACTGATCCTGGCCGGGGCCATTCTGCTGGGGGCGTTGGGCTTCCTCGCGGCACGTCCGTATCTCGAACCCTATGACCTCTCGACGGGTATCAGCCTCTTTTCCGCACGGGTCGCAATGCCTGCGGCTTTGGGTATCGCGCTGGTCGCGTCGCTGCCGGCGGTGGTCCTCGCCATTTTCGCTTCGGCGACGGGTCATCCGCTCGCCGGGGTTTTCGCCATGTGCATGTCGCTGGCGGTACTCGCAGGCATGGGGGGATCGGTTGACGGCTGGTTCTGGCGTTCACCTCTGCCGAGCGAATACGGCTCGCTCATCAGCGAAATGGTGATCTGGCAGACGGGGATCGTGCTGCTGATCCTGTTGATCCAGAAATTTCGTGAGCCGATCCGGAAAAAATTTCCCGCGCTGGCGTTTAACGATCACCTCGGCTCGAACACGTGGGTTCGTCTGCCCGGTCTGACCGCGCTGCTGGCGGGGGTAATCAGCGCAGCGGTCGGCGCGCTGCTGACCTTTGTCCTCATGCGCAACACCGACACCGGGCAGGCCGTCGGTGCTGTGCTCATCGCGTTCACCGCGGGCGGGCTGGCGGCCCAGAGCCTCTTTCCGCAGCGCAATCCCATCGGCATCCTCTTCAGCCCGGCATTGGTGGCGATTATTTCGTATGTCTTTGCGATGCTGCGCTACGACTCTGCTGAAAGTCTGCTGAGCGCGCTCTACGCGAACAAGCTCATGGCCGGCCTGCCGGGAACGTGCAAGGTGCTGCCGATTTTCTACGCCTCCGTGGGCGTCGCCGGGTGCATCATGGGTATCGGCATGGCGCAGAGCATTGAGCGCTCCGGGAAAATGAGTGAGTCCCCCGCCGGCTCGACCGCCGCTGCCGGCGCATCAAACCACGTCCGCACTCCTTAACGAGATAACACGATGCCGCGACGATCGACATCCCTTGCGCTGGGTCTGGATTTTGGTACCGAATCGGTGCGTGCGCTGCTTGTGGGGCTTGACGGCGAGGAAGCGGCGTCGGCGGTGACGCCCTACCGTCACGGACAGATCACGCGGCGACTGCCCGGCGCGGCGCACGATCTGCCGCCCGACTTCGCCTTGCAGGATCCGCGGGACTGGATCGACAGCTCAGGCCGCGCGGTCCGCGCTGCGTTGCGGCAGGCGCGCGTTGACGCCGGCGCGGTGGTGAGCATCGGGGTGGACTTCACCAGTTGCACGATGCTGCCGTCCTTGCGTGACGGCACGCCGCTGTGTCAGACCGGGCGGCTGAGTTCTGAAAAATACGCCTGGCCCAAGCTCTGGAAACACCATGCCGCCAAGAGCCAGACGGATCGGCTCAATCAGATCGCCCGCGAACGTAACGAGCCGTGGCTGTCGCGTTACGGCGGGATCGTCGGGCTGGAGTGGTTTTTTCCGAAAATCTTCGAAACGCTGGAGCAGGCACCGCGCGTTTACGACGCCGCTGAGGTCTGGCTCGAAGGCGGCGACTGGTACGTCTGGCAGCTCGTCGGGCCGGAAAAGGTCGGCGCGGAATTGCCGCGTTCGACCTGTCAGGCTGGTTACAAGGCGATGTGGAACGCCCATACGGGCTATCCGTCGAGCGAGTTTTTCGCGGCACTGAACCCGAAAATGGCGCGCGTGGTCACGGACAAGATGCCCGGACGACTCATGGCACCGGGTGAGCTGGCGGGCGGACTTTGCCCACGGATGGCGGGGGTGCTGGGGTTGCGTGAAGGCACGCCGGTCAGCGCCGCGGTGATCGATGCGCACGCGGGCGTCCCCGGCGCGGGTGTCGCCGAGCCGGACACGCTGGTGATGGTCATGGGCACCAGTTCGTGTCACATGCTCAACTCGCGGCTTGAGCGGCTCATTCCGGGAGTCGCGGGCGTGGTCGAAGGGGGAATCCTGCCGGGATTTTATGGATATGAAACGGGTCAGGCGGCAGTGGGCGATGCTTTCGACTGGTTCCGCCGTCTGACGGGGCAGAAGGATTTTGCTCAGTTGGATAAGCGGGCCGGGGCGGTGCAGCCGGGCAGTGACGGCGTGCTCTGCATGGACTGGCTCAACGGCTGCCGCACCCCGCTGATGGACGGCTCACTCAGCGGCGCGTTTACGGGAGTGACGCTCAACCACGGGGCAGAGCATCTTTATCGCGCGTTGCTCGAAGCGTCGGCGTTTGGCGTCCGCTGGATTACGGATACCTTGCGTGAGGGCGGCATCCCTGTTCGACGTTTCGTAGCCACAGGGGGACTGCCGCACCACAACCGGCTGCTGGTGCAGATTTACGCTGATGTGCTGGGCCAGAACATCATCATTCATCCCTCGAAGCAGGGACCGGCTCTGGGTGCGGCCATTCTCGGCACACTTGCGGCGGGTAAGCGCGTGACTGGATTCACCTCTGCCGCCGCTGCCATGCACGCGATGGCGCGAGCTGATGAAAAGATCCGCGGGCGCGAGCCGATCGTTGTGCGCCCTCATCGAGCGGCTACGAAACTGTACGACCGTGTTTACGCTCGATACCGCAAACTAGCCGATGAATGTTCCGCCCGGTCGCGCAGTTGAAGCGGCTCCGGGCAAGCGGTAACGAGTTGATTTCGGGGTCGTGGCGAGGGTTGTGAAGCCGCCGCTTGGGGAATCTATCGACCCCAGCGCTTTGCTCGCGACGGATAATACCCCTAAACTGATACATTCCGATCGACCGACCGGGACAATTGCCGGCCGCATCATCACACCCGCACTTAACCCTCCAAATCACCCGCACCGAATGGAAAAAGACAAGAACGCCCTTTCGAGTTCAACCGATTCAATGACCGGTGGAATCCCTGTTGCGACCTCCTTAAGCCCGCTGCTGCGTCGGGTGGAGTCGCCGCCACCAGCGGCATTGATTGACCGCCGCGTGCTGCTTTTTTCCGTGATCGCAGCTTTGCTGGGGATGGTTTCAGCATTCGTAGCGCAGGCGATGCTCGCGTTGATCGGGCTGATTACCAACGTCTCATTTCACCAGCACTTCGCTTTTAACAAGCAGGCATCACCCATCGGCCACACGCTGGGGCTATGGGTCATCCTCGTGCCGGTAGGCGGCGCACTGGTCATCGGCCTCATGGCGCGATTCGGTCATGAAGCCATCCGCGGCGACGGCATTCCGGAGGCCATGGAGAAAGTGCTCACCAGCCGCAGCCGCATCGCGCCGCGCATCACCTGGCTCAAGCCGCTCTCGGCTGCCATCTCCATCGGTACGGGCGGGCCGTTCGGGGCTGAGGGGCCGGTGATTTCAACCGGCGGTGCGCTGGGTTCCTACATCGGTCAGATTTTCAGCGTCACCGCGCTGGAGCGAAAAACGCTGCTGGCGGCGGGGGCGGCGGCGGGCATCGGTGCGACGTTCGGCACACCCATCGCTGCAGTGATGCTGGCGATCGAAGTGTTGCTCTTTGAGTTTCGGCCTCGCTCGCTGATTCCGGTGGTGCTGGCGACGGCTGTCGCTTCCGGGCTGAGGGTGATGCTCGAGGGCAGCGAAGCGATCTTCTCCATGCCGGATATCGCCGCTCCGACACAGAGCGCGCTGGCACTTTATACGGCGATCGGCGCACTTGTCGGACTGATCTCGGTCTTTGTCACGCGCGGCGTGCACTGGATCGAATCCGCGTTTGAACATCTGCCGATCCACTGGATGTGGTGGCCGGCGATGGGTGCGGTGATCGTCGGCATCATCGGTTACTTTCAGCCGGCGACGCTCGGCGTCGGTTACATCAATATCAAACACATTCTCTGGCAGGATGATGCTTTCCCCGTCAAGGCGGCGCTCATCCTGGCGGTGCTCAAGCTGATTTCCTGGTCTGTGGCATTAGGCAGCGGTACGTCGGGCGGGACGCTCGCTCCGCTTTTTACGATCGGCGGCGGATTCGGCGCGGTCATCGGGGCAGGCATCGCCTGGTTGCTGCCTCATGCGGGCGTGGATCCGCGCATCGCTGCGCTGGTCGGCATGGCCGCCATGTTCGCCGGTGCATCACGGGCACTGCTCTTTTCCGTGGTGTTCGGTTTTGAATCCACGTTCCAGACCAACGGCCTGCTCCCGCTGCTGCTGGGTTGCGCCGCGGCATATCTGGTCTCGTGCCTGCTCATGCGCGAAACCTTGATGACGGAAAAAGTGGAACGTCGCGGCACACGAGTGCCCTACGAATACGTCGCGGACTTTCTCAATCAGGTGAGCGTACGCGATGCCTGCACCAAGAACGTCATCGCACTCAAGGCTGACGATACCGTGGCGCACGTGATGGCCTGGCGAGCCAATGGAGAAGAGGGCTCCACGCATCAGGGCTTTCCCGTGCTTGATGAAACCGGCTTGCTTCTGGGAGTGGTGACCAGACGTGATATCGACGCCTGCTGCACTGAAAACTCCCGGAAAATCCGTGAGCTGATCCGACGGCCTCCGGTCGTCGTTTACGACGATTGCACACTCCGCGAAGCGGCTGACCACATGGTGAGCCACGACATCGGACGCTTGCCGGTGATCTCACGGCAAAACCCCGATCAACTGGTCGGCATCCTGACACGCAGCGATTTGCTCTCGGCACACCGTCGCCGACTCGACGAAACAAACCGCGCAGAGCCAAGCATCGGATGGCCCAAGATCACCTTCGGCAGCGCGGCAGCGGACAAACATGAGTGATGCGCCTTGCTTCCAGTGGTTAACGTGTCATGCTTGAGCCATGCCACCCGCTGCGAAAACCCTTCGTTTCACCGCTCGGCACCGATTGCACGGCGCGCCGGCGTTTGCGGCGGTTTACGACGCGAAGGTTAAAAAAAATGCTGGTCCTTTGACGGCATTCGCCCGACCCAACGATCTGCCCCATCCACGGCTGGGCTTGAGCGTGCCTCGACGTGTCGGTACAGCGGCGGCCCGCAACCGCGTCAAACGGCTGATCCGTGAGGCCTTTCGCATCAGCCAGCACGACTGGCTTCGTGGCTACGATGTAGTGGTGGTGGTCAGGCCGCACAAACCGGCTGAGCTTTCGGACTATCAGCGAATGCTCCTTTCGCTGATGCGGGCCCTGCACCTGGAATGGGCGCGGCGGTCGGCATAGCAACAGCGACAGGCCTGCTGAGAGTCTTACCCATACGTGTGATGAAACCATGGAAACACGCGATCCGATTCCCGAAACAGTGACTCGACGGGTGGGATTCGTGTCGCGTATTTTGATCTTTCTGGTTTATGTGTATCGTGCGACGCTGGGGCATTTTCTCGGCGGTCACTGCCGATATGATCCGACGTGCAGCCAGTACATGATTGATGCCATCCGCAAATACGGCCCATGGCGCGGCGGATGGCGCGGACTGCGGCGGATCGGTCGCTGCCACCCGTGGGGCGGTTGCGGATATGATCCTGCCTGATAACCACCCCCGAGGCACGGCATGAGATTGCCCGCGTTCCTTGGCCGACTTTCCAAATGGTTCTTTGGTGAATCCACCTGGGCAGGTCGCCTTCGCTACCTCTACGACTTCACCCGACACTGCATCGGTGAGTTGAGGCATGACAGCGCCGATCAGATGGCAGCCTCGCTGACCT encodes:
- the yidD gene encoding membrane protein insertion efficiency factor YidD, which encodes METRDPIPETVTRRVGFVSRILIFLVYVYRATLGHFLGGHCRYDPTCSQYMIDAIRKYGPWRGGWRGLRRIGRCHPWGGCGYDPA
- the rnpA gene encoding ribonuclease P protein component is translated as MPPAAKTLRFTARHRLHGAPAFAAVYDAKVKKNAGPLTAFARPNDLPHPRLGLSVPRRVGTAAARNRVKRLIREAFRISQHDWLRGYDVVVVVRPHKPAELSDYQRMLLSLMRALHLEWARRSA
- a CDS encoding ribulokinase, which translates into the protein MPRRSTSLALGLDFGTESVRALLVGLDGEEAASAVTPYRHGQITRRLPGAAHDLPPDFALQDPRDWIDSSGRAVRAALRQARVDAGAVVSIGVDFTSCTMLPSLRDGTPLCQTGRLSSEKYAWPKLWKHHAAKSQTDRLNQIARERNEPWLSRYGGIVGLEWFFPKIFETLEQAPRVYDAAEVWLEGGDWYVWQLVGPEKVGAELPRSTCQAGYKAMWNAHTGYPSSEFFAALNPKMARVVTDKMPGRLMAPGELAGGLCPRMAGVLGLREGTPVSAAVIDAHAGVPGAGVAEPDTLVMVMGTSSCHMLNSRLERLIPGVAGVVEGGILPGFYGYETGQAAVGDAFDWFRRLTGQKDFAQLDKRAGAVQPGSDGVLCMDWLNGCRTPLMDGSLSGAFTGVTLNHGAEHLYRALLEASAFGVRWITDTLREGGIPVRRFVATGGLPHHNRLLVQIYADVLGQNIIIHPSKQGPALGAAILGTLAAGKRVTGFTSAAAAMHAMARADEKIRGREPIVVRPHRAATKLYDRVYARYRKLADECSARSRS
- a CDS encoding chloride channel protein, whose product is MTGGIPVATSLSPLLRRVESPPPAALIDRRVLLFSVIAALLGMVSAFVAQAMLALIGLITNVSFHQHFAFNKQASPIGHTLGLWVILVPVGGALVIGLMARFGHEAIRGDGIPEAMEKVLTSRSRIAPRITWLKPLSAAISIGTGGPFGAEGPVISTGGALGSYIGQIFSVTALERKTLLAAGAAAGIGATFGTPIAAVMLAIEVLLFEFRPRSLIPVVLATAVASGLRVMLEGSEAIFSMPDIAAPTQSALALYTAIGALVGLISVFVTRGVHWIESAFEHLPIHWMWWPAMGAVIVGIIGYFQPATLGVGYINIKHILWQDDAFPVKAALILAVLKLISWSVALGSGTSGGTLAPLFTIGGGFGAVIGAGIAWLLPHAGVDPRIAALVGMAAMFAGASRALLFSVVFGFESTFQTNGLLPLLLGCAAAYLVSCLLMRETLMTEKVERRGTRVPYEYVADFLNQVSVRDACTKNVIALKADDTVAHVMAWRANGEEGSTHQGFPVLDETGLLLGVVTRRDIDACCTENSRKIRELIRRPPVVVYDDCTLREAADHMVSHDIGRLPVISRQNPDQLVGILTRSDLLSAHRRRLDETNRAEPSIGWPKITFGSAAADKHE